Genomic DNA from Vicinamibacteria bacterium:
CGGAAAAGCGCGCGGCATACTGAGCCAGAATCGCTACCATCGGTCGCGCGAGGATGACCCCGAGGACGGCGCCCGTCCCGCAGAGGAGCAGACTTTCCCCGAGAAGCGTTCGCCGCAGCGCCCCCGTGCTCGCGCCGAGCGCGGCCCGGAGCGCGAGCTCGCCTTCGCGTCGAACCGAGCGCGCGAGGATCAGGTTGGCCACGTTCGAGCAGGCGATGATGAAAACCAGCGCCGACGCCGCAAGGAGCACCAGCAGAACGGTTCTCGCCGGAGAGGCGAGTTGATCGCGCAACCGAACCGCGTCGATGCGAAAGTCGGCTTCCTCCGGGTACGCCTCAGGATATTCCTCCAGGATCGCACCGTGGGCGGCGCGCAGCTCGGCGCGGGCCGATTCGAGATCGGCACCAGGAGCGAGCCTTCCGAAGACCTCTGTCATCCGATGCACGCGGCCATCCTCCATCGTCGCCGAGAGGTGGTGGGGGCTCGTCACGACGTTCGCGATGATCTCGGTCTCGGCGGGATAGGGGATGGAGGGCTCGAGAACCCCGACGATGGTCGCCGATCGCTCACCGAGTCGAAGCGTCTTTCCAAGCACCGTCGGGTCGCTCTGCAGCGAAGTGGTCCAGAAACGATGCACCAGCACCGCCGCCCCCGCTGCCTGAGGCCCGTCGTCATTCGGGCCGAGCAAGCGGCCCATCGCGGGGCGCAGTCCCATGACCTCGAAATACGATCCATCGACCACTCCGGCACGAACGACCCGCGGCTCGCCCAGCCCGATCATCGTGAACTCGATCG
This window encodes:
- a CDS encoding ABC transporter permease, with translation MSIVTDMWIALRSLARVKGLAITVILTLALGIGANAAIFSVVEGVLLRPLINRDEDRLIYIRHSALGIGVENAAFSVPEIRDLREGVTTVTDFGEFSTIEFTMIGLGEPRVVRAGVVDGSYFEVMGLRPAMGRLLGPNDDGPQAAGAAVLVHRFWTTSLQSDPTVLGKTLRLGERSATIVGVLEPSIPYPAETEIIANVVTSPHHLSATMEDGRVHRMTEVFGRLAPGADLESARAELRAAHGAILEEYPEAYPEEADFRIDAVRLRDQLASPARTVLLVLLAASALVFIIACSNVANLILARSVRREGELALRAALGASTGALRRTLLGESLLLCGTGAVLGVILARPMVAILAQYAARFS